In the genome of Rhizobium rhizogenes, one region contains:
- a CDS encoding DUF2062 domain-containing protein, with translation MPFRRREPIGFSEKIRDLFWPRTGFSRSLRYMKLRLLRLSASPHSVAAGVALGIGVAWTPFLGVHIIIAMALGFLMRVNLVAAALGTTFANPLTFPFIWASTWELGHFILGRQQTASAAHVDFVALFSHLEFRQIWTPVLEPMTIGAVFPAVISAVIAYIAVYGLISGFQRRKMENLAQRAANRNASLEMLK, from the coding sequence ATGCCGTTTCGCCGCCGTGAACCCATTGGTTTTTCAGAGAAGATTCGCGACCTCTTCTGGCCGCGCACGGGTTTTTCGCGTTCGCTGCGCTATATGAAGCTGCGTTTGCTCAGGCTTTCCGCCTCTCCGCATTCGGTCGCCGCTGGTGTCGCGCTTGGTATCGGCGTGGCATGGACGCCCTTTCTTGGTGTTCATATCATCATCGCCATGGCGCTCGGTTTCCTCATGCGGGTCAATCTCGTCGCCGCGGCGCTTGGAACCACCTTTGCCAATCCGCTGACATTTCCCTTCATCTGGGCGTCCACCTGGGAACTCGGGCATTTCATCCTTGGGCGGCAGCAGACGGCAAGTGCGGCGCATGTGGATTTCGTGGCGCTGTTCAGCCATCTCGAATTCCGGCAGATATGGACGCCGGTCCTGGAACCCATGACCATCGGCGCCGTGTTTCCTGCCGTCATCAGCGCGGTCATCGCCTATATCGCCGTCTACGGCCTCATCAGCGGCTTCCAGCGGCGCAAGATGGAAAATCTCGCGCAGCGTGCCGCCAACAGGAATGCTTCTCTGGAGATGTTGAAATGA
- the acpS gene encoding holo-ACP synthase, with translation MIIGLGSDLIDIRRVEKSIERFGERFTHRCFTDIERAKSDGRKNRAASYAKRFAAKEACSKALGTGLANGVFWKDMGVVNLPGGRPTMVLTNGAGERLAAMLPAGHRANIHLTITDDYPYAQAFVIIEALPVNG, from the coding sequence ATGATCATTGGATTGGGCAGCGACCTGATCGATATTCGCCGTGTTGAAAAGTCGATCGAGCGTTTTGGTGAACGCTTCACGCATCGCTGTTTCACCGATATAGAGCGCGCCAAATCCGATGGCCGCAAGAACCGCGCGGCTTCCTATGCCAAGCGTTTTGCCGCCAAGGAGGCCTGCTCCAAGGCGCTCGGAACCGGCCTTGCGAACGGTGTCTTCTGGAAGGATATGGGCGTCGTCAACCTGCCGGGCGGCAGGCCGACAATGGTGCTGACCAATGGCGCAGGGGAAAGACTGGCGGCCATGCTGCCCGCCGGCCACCGCGCCAATATCCACCTGACGATCACGGATGACTATCCTTATGCTCAGGCATTTGTGATTATCGAAGCGCTGCCCGTGAACGGTTGA
- the lepB gene encoding signal peptidase I, with protein MSEKAEKKQNALWENVKVIIQALLLAMVIRTVLFQPFTIPSGSMMPTLLVGDYLFVNKFSYGYSKYSLPFSPNLFSGRILEFSKPKRGDVVVFRLPPNPEVDYIKRLVGLPGDRVQMMNGVLFINGQPVPKQPDGTFTSDYRADPGANVPVFRETLDNGVTYDTLDQSPDSRGDNTREFLVPEGHYFMMGDNRDNSLDSRFDVGFVPEENLIGRASVIFFSLGNDTPFSRIWEWPANMRWDRLFKVVE; from the coding sequence GTGTCCGAAAAAGCTGAAAAGAAGCAGAACGCCCTCTGGGAGAACGTCAAGGTCATCATTCAGGCGCTGCTGCTGGCCATGGTCATCCGCACCGTGCTGTTTCAGCCCTTCACCATCCCGTCCGGCTCGATGATGCCGACGCTTCTGGTGGGCGACTATCTTTTCGTCAACAAGTTCTCCTACGGCTATTCGAAATATTCGCTGCCTTTCTCGCCGAACCTGTTTTCGGGCCGCATTCTCGAATTCAGCAAGCCGAAGCGCGGCGATGTCGTGGTCTTCCGCCTGCCGCCCAATCCCGAGGTCGATTACATCAAGCGTCTGGTCGGCCTGCCGGGTGATCGTGTTCAGATGATGAACGGTGTGCTGTTCATCAACGGCCAGCCGGTGCCGAAGCAGCCCGATGGCACTTTCACTTCCGATTACCGTGCCGATCCGGGCGCCAATGTGCCGGTCTTCCGCGAAACGCTCGACAATGGCGTCACCTACGACACACTTGACCAGTCGCCGGACTCGCGCGGCGACAACACCCGGGAATTCCTGGTGCCGGAAGGCCATTATTTCATGATGGGCGACAACAGAGACAATTCGCTCGACAGCCGCTTCGATGTCGGTTTCGTGCCGGAGGAAAACCTGATCGGCCGCGCCAGCGTCATCTTCTTCTCGCTGGGCAACGACACGCCGTTCAGCCGCATTTGGGAGTGGCCGGCCAACATGCGTTGGGACCGCCTCTTCAAGGTTGTGGAATGA
- the rnc gene encoding ribonuclease III produces the protein MSKTKPLSTDEISRLEALIGYEFKEKARLDRALTHASARSAAAGNYERLEFLGDRVLGLCVAELLFSTFRNATEGELSVRLNQLVSAESCAAIGDEMGLHNFIRTGSDVKKLTGKAMLNVRADVVESLIATIYLDGGLEASRKFILKYWQSRATSVDAGRRDAKTELQEWAHARFATTPSYRVDDRSGPDHDPRFTVTVEIPGVKPETGVERSKRAAEQVAATRLLEREGVWQKSST, from the coding sequence ATGAGCAAGACCAAGCCGCTTTCGACGGACGAGATTTCCCGTCTGGAAGCGTTGATCGGATATGAGTTCAAGGAAAAGGCCCGGCTGGACCGGGCCTTGACCCATGCCAGCGCCCGCTCGGCAGCGGCCGGCAATTACGAGCGGCTGGAGTTTCTGGGCGACCGTGTCCTCGGTCTCTGCGTTGCCGAATTGCTGTTCTCCACCTTCCGCAACGCCACCGAAGGCGAGCTTTCGGTCCGTCTGAACCAGCTCGTCAGCGCCGAATCCTGCGCCGCGATCGGCGACGAGATGGGCCTGCATAATTTTATCCGCACCGGCTCGGATGTGAAGAAACTGACCGGCAAGGCGATGCTCAACGTGCGCGCCGATGTGGTCGAAAGCCTGATCGCCACCATCTATCTGGATGGCGGTCTGGAGGCGTCGCGCAAATTCATCCTGAAATACTGGCAAAGCCGGGCCACAAGCGTGGATGCCGGGCGGCGTGACGCCAAGACGGAATTGCAGGAATGGGCGCATGCCAGATTTGCGACCACGCCCTCTTACCGGGTTGACGATCGCTCCGGACCGGATCACGATCCCCGCTTCACCGTGACGGTGGAAATTCCCGGCGTGAAGCCGGAAACCGGCGTGGAGCGCTCAAAGCGCGCGGCCGAACAGGTGGCGGCGACACGGTTGCTGGAGCGCGAAGGCGTCTGGCAGAAATCCTCCACCTGA
- the era gene encoding GTPase Era, protein MDIMTDHENPAIPGEDAALPTRSGFVALIGPTNAGKSTLVNRLVGAKVSIVSHKVQTTRAVMRGIAIHDNAQIVFMDTPGIFKPRRRLDRAMVTSAWGGAKDADLILLLIDSERGLKGDAETILEGLKDVPQKKILCLNKIDQVKREDLLKLAAAANETVAFDRTFMISATNGSGCEDLMNYLAAELPEGPWYYPEDQISDLPMRQLAAEITREKLFLRLHQELPYASHVETEKWEERKDGSVRIEQVIYVERDSQKKIALGKNGDAIKAISTASRKELSEILEQPVHLFLFVKVRENWGDDPERFREMGLEFPRG, encoded by the coding sequence ATGGATATCATGACCGATCACGAAAACCCCGCCATCCCTGGCGAAGATGCAGCCCTTCCGACCCGCTCCGGCTTCGTCGCCCTCATCGGCCCGACCAATGCCGGCAAGTCGACGCTGGTGAACCGGCTGGTGGGCGCCAAGGTTTCGATCGTCAGCCACAAGGTGCAGACGACGCGCGCCGTGATGCGCGGCATCGCCATTCACGACAATGCCCAGATCGTTTTCATGGACACGCCCGGCATCTTCAAGCCGCGCCGCCGGCTCGACCGCGCCATGGTCACCTCCGCCTGGGGCGGCGCGAAGGACGCGGACCTCATCCTGTTGCTGATCGACAGCGAACGCGGCCTGAAGGGCGATGCGGAAACCATTCTTGAAGGTCTGAAGGATGTTCCGCAGAAGAAAATCCTCTGCCTCAACAAGATCGACCAGGTGAAGCGCGAGGACCTTCTGAAGCTCGCCGCCGCCGCCAACGAGACAGTCGCTTTCGACCGCACCTTCATGATCTCGGCGACCAACGGTTCGGGCTGCGAGGACCTGATGAACTATCTGGCCGCCGAACTGCCGGAAGGCCCATGGTATTACCCGGAAGACCAGATTTCCGACCTGCCGATGCGCCAGCTCGCCGCCGAAATCACCCGCGAGAAACTGTTCCTGCGCCTGCATCAGGAGCTTCCCTACGCCTCGCATGTCGAGACGGAAAAGTGGGAAGAACGCAAGGACGGCTCCGTGCGCATCGAGCAGGTGATCTATGTCGAGCGCGACAGCCAGAAGAAGATTGCACTCGGCAAGAACGGCGATGCGATCAAGGCCATTTCCACCGCCTCGCGCAAGGAGCTGTCGGAAATCCTCGAACAGCCCGTTCATCTCTTCCTGTTCGTCAAGGTGCGCGAGAACTGGGGCGACGACCCCGAGCGCTTCCGTGAAATGGGTCTGGAATTCCCGCGGGGGTAA